The sequence below is a genomic window from Chanos chanos chromosome 16, fChaCha1.1, whole genome shotgun sequence.
cccttagcaagtctaggcttatattttaatatgtataCTCTTATGTATTCTAATAAgtataatttttaaatcaaaagcagtactcacagtgctgtgttattattatcagCATACAAACAATGTCTTTGTTAgtctcatacacatactcatccacacatttcactgcatcagactctttttctttctcaatttAGGTTCTTTAGAGGAGGGGCTAGTTCATGCCTTGGCCTGGGCGAACCCACTGCCTTTGATTTCGACAATTAAAATGCAGATTTCTATTAAAAAGGCTCTGCTTACCTTTGTTATGTGGCCACTGTCGATTCAAAGAGCAGGCCCGTCCAAGCGGTCGGCTTCCCCGTGCCCCTCCTGGCTGCGGCTCGCCAATtaatgtgggagagactcccaggtctgggccagataAGACCGAATCCCTTCTCCACACCCAGAGtcctacttcttctttttcttaataatatagtctaagtttcaaaaagcagtcaaagtcttcaggagtccgatgcagtgtaagtttattgcattcaacagtgaatcaaaatacaacaaactgagtcaggtcccagggagtgactaaatataatacagaaactcatgcacttatatctagaATTTTTACCTGTATGCTAAATCTAagtaaccaataaacgcataatacggttgtatggtaacaccccttacatcatcggtATTTTGCATTGTCCAACCCAtttgcttccagaaatttccccagattttcccagaattcgtTATTCCATATGCCATTATTTCCGGAGTGTCCttatttggttaaataaaaaataatattcaaccgtgtcctcagtTTACCTCGAGTACCCAACCGTATCCCCAATTTCACCCcagacactttacccttaatgcaggtgttaattATCAGGCGTTGGGCTAGCTCATGTGAACCGGATGCTGAAGCAGCTGTATCCCAACCATTGCTTATGTTTTCTTATCActatcctagattttacccttttattttgccttcatgttttgctattcttgcattttccctttttatttttgtacgCCGAGGACTTCTTCTGTTAACTTTCAACTTACAGATTACAGAGGCCTCCTCCCATCTTAGAGGCCTTCTCTCAAGGACCATGGCTTTTGGGTTTGGTACGAAACCGTCACACTCCTAATCCACACACAGGAtaattttcatttcttaaataaacaaacaaataaacaaatagtcCTAAATAAAGCATTAAGAGCATTGGAGTCCCTGATAAACACCTAGTCTAACTCATATTTTCCATCAAACCTACAGTGGGTCACAGTCACTATAGTGACTGAAGTAGCTCTCTTGGGGGTTATTCCCAATTTCGAAGACAATATAAGAGTACATGACACTGTAGAGTGTCTCCATCAGAGGACAACAGATGAATTCATGACATATAATAGCTATGtaactgagtcagtgttttTCATTGCTTAAAGGAAATGAATAGAAACACATAAAGGGAAACAAGTGTGAAGGTAAAAATTCTTCATCCTCTCGCATGTATTTAGCATGCAGACCATTTATAGGCCATAAAACTGCACCGCCACACGCATAGCATAGTATTCTTCAAGCAAGGCGACAAACCAGATATTGAAAGACCAGAGATTATAAACAGGCTATATGAAGTCAATTGACTCAAATGTTTCGTCTTTTTGGCGCATGGAGTCTCTAGGCATCCCTCCATCAGGCACCTACCCTGTATTCATAGCAGGGCTCTTCACCTACTGCTTCATCCTAACCTGTAACATCACTGTTCTGTTGGCCATCAGCCTGGACCACCATTTGCACAAGCCCATGTATGTGCTACTCTTTAACCTGTCTGTTAATGATGTGCTGGGAGCCACAGCCCTGTTTCCACAGCTTATCTCCAGTATCTTACGGCAGAACCGTGACATCTCTCCAGCAGCATGCCTGATCCAGGCTATACTCGTGCACATTTATGGTACAGGTGCCATAATCATCCTCTCTGTGATGGCGTATGATCGCTATGTGGCCATCTGCCGCCCACTGCTCTATCATTCAGTCATGACCCCCAGCAAACTGAGGACAATCATAGTGGCCATGTGGGCCTCTAACTTCATTGTCATCGGAGTTCTGTTCCTCATGTTGACTCGATTTCGATTCTGTCGAAATTTGATAACTGATACATTTTGTGCCAACCCTTCATTGACAAAGATGATTTGTGAAAATACCAGCGCCAATAACTACTATGGTCTGGCACTGACAGCTACTTTCCAAGTGGCGTCAGTTGCTCTCGTGGTGTTCACCTACATCCAGATCTTAATTACATGCTTGTTTAATAAGCAGGCAGACACAAAGAGCAAAGCCATCCGCACCTGTGCAACTCACCTTGTGGTTTTTATTACATATCAAATCAATGTATGTTTCTTTATTCTTTCCCACAGATTTGAGCAGGTATCACCCTACCTACGCAGGTCTGTGGGAGTTTCCATCTTAGTATTTCCACCCATTCTGAACCCCCTCATATATGGACTTAACACTAAAGAGATCAGGAGTAAGGTCATATATATGTTCAGGAAACACCATGTGTCCAGCCAAAAATGCTGAATTCTCGATTTTAAAGCCATTTGATGTAGAAATTCATCAACATTTACAGTAATCACGTGATGACATGGATAATAAAaagtttcatttccattttactAGTTATGTAAAGACATAAAAAACATTCCCGACCAGATGTGTGTCTTTACGTGTTGTAGTGTTTCCTGAACATTGTAAACTacatacaataaacaaataaaaatgtgtttctttaatCTGAACAACCATTTCTACAATCTTACATATGAAGAGTAACTTATATATTGATGAGACAGTCAAGAGGCCTATAACTACATAACAGCTTTATAGAAGTGGCGTGCACTCCTGCATATCAGCAAACATATTCAGTCCTGTtgggcatttgtgtttgtgaaaataataaaaaggtgCAGAGATGGATTTTGGTGCAGTCTTGTTTTATTGTGGCTCAGTGATGGTTACagacaaagaaggagaggagaggatacgCTTCACCACAGAACTTTACTGTGCACAACATGTTACAGTGACTAAAACA
It includes:
- the LOC115829232 gene encoding olfactory receptor 52E4-like, which produces MKSIDSNVSSFWRMESLGIPPSGTYPVFIAGLFTYCFILTCNITVLLAISLDHHLHKPMYVLLFNLSVNDVLGATALFPQLISSILRQNRDISPAACLIQAILVHIYGTGAIIILSVMAYDRYVAICRPLLYHSVMTPSKLRTIIVAMWASNFIVIGVLFLMLTRFRFCRNLITDTFCANPSLTKMICENTSANNYYGLALTATFQVASVALVVFTYIQILITCLFNKQADTKSKAIRTCATHLVVFITYQINVCFFILSHRFEQVSPYLRRSVGVSILVFPPILNPLIYGLNTKEIRSKVIYMFRKHHVSSQKC